Proteins encoded within one genomic window of Ctenopharyngodon idella isolate HZGC_01 chromosome 6, HZGC01, whole genome shotgun sequence:
- the trak2 gene encoding trafficking kinesin-binding protein 2 isoform X4, with the protein MLQLSEELPAYHFTSVLSAERVEQMTKTYNDIDVVTHLLGERDRDLELAARIGQSLLQRNHVLQERNESLEEQLAQAVDQVHQLQHELSKKDELLRMVASASEESETDSSCSTPLRHPTPAGAALALSQLEVLQSKLQELEEENLSLRSEACHLKKETVTYEEKEQQLVNDCVKELRESNSQMVSLTNELSQKNEDLMRHQEEIAQLLSQIVELQQRIKELALEKEELRIHLQASKEAQRQLTAELKELSDRNAECVGMLHESQEEIKELRSKNTPSAGLRRHLPYGLCPMDSLAAEIEGTMRRELSVEEEITFQYQRSTHKRVFQTVRSVNQAVMRAAAAVPPIPGSARSGVVMTPVPYLSHTPNTEEGAIDVDVTKENSRLGQPGCPGGNDLTSALNRLSLRRQNFLCERQFFQAERDRKLQELAAAESDGGGSGCSSPMGSTVSSFTNLSEFSFSSSCFKTFLPEKLQIVKPMEGSLTLHHWQQLAKPHLATILDPHPGVVTKGFRPLPQDSVYHLNDLEEDEDQEKLAWEHKRKEEEPQARKTKEEDVEEEEEEEEDGITFHVRSSSTPEEKMERRPVQSTTNVPPLPASLRNSPVPIAMAVSLATAVNLTAAPAVSSGISGSAVPQFDLNVCSKVPSTAVNPGKYQSSTFSTYTFTTCRILHPSDSTQVTPSSACSPSVSVNTPSSLRTGPSTPVTPCRLSLGDSFPVRRPAAPPGGLAKLLLEKGISAQGPAAVVAPKKPLSLRLLPSTPPNSPSHSPCPSPVPFDSRSTSSDNFLASRPAELFLQDVYGLKLGRASRPDLLSPEQSPQGQSTKPDCHGVKLVEQLRKLGLDKKVLQGSDADGAHPQESATFLATGGGSLLDGLRRNQSLPVMVGRRSASVSSPSFPVPPPHPTSLALPTPPWGNLNEPRRTRRHASLSQAPPHLHNS; encoded by the exons ATGCTTCAGTTGAGTGAAGAGCTCCCAGCTTACCATTTCACCTCAG TCCTCAGCGCTGAGCGGGTGGAGCAGATGACAAAGACCTACAATGACATTGACGTGGTCACACACCTCCTGGGTGAA AGGGATCGCGACTTGGAATTGGCCGCACGGATTGGTCAGTCTCTCCTGCAGAGGAACCATGTGCTTCAGGAGCGAAACGAATCTCTGGAGGAGCAGCTAGCACAGGCTGTAGACCAG GTTCATCAGCTTCAGCATGAGTTGTCGAAGAAGGATGAGCTCCTCCGGATGGTTGCGAGCGCCAGCGAGGAGAGCGAGACCGACTCCAGCTGCTCCACGCCGCTACGTCACCCCACACCCGCAGGGGCCGCTCTCGCCCTCAGCCAGCTGGAGGTGCTACAATCCAAACTCCAGGAGCTGGAGGAGGAGAACCTCTCGCTGAGATCAGAG GCCTGTCACCTGAAGAAAGAGACCGTCACTTATGAGGAGAAAGAACAGCAGCTGGTGAATGACTGCGTTAAAGAGCTAC GTGAGTCAAACAGTCAGATGGTGTCACTGACGAACGAACTCTCCCAGAAGAACGAGGATTTAATGAGACATCAGGAGGAGATCGCTCAACTCCTCTCACAGATCGTAGAGCTCCAACAAAGAATCAAAGAG TTGGCGCTAGAGAAAGAAGAACTGAGAATTCACCTTCAAGCCTCAAAGGAAGCACAACGGCAACTCACGGCTGAG cttAAGGAGCTGTCGGACAGAAATGCAGAGTGTGTGGGAATGTTACATGAGTCTCAGGAGGAGATTAAGGAGCTGCGCAGTAAGAACACGCCATCTGCAGGCCTGCGCAGACACCTGCCTTATGGACTCTGTCCCATG GATTCATTGGCAGCTGAGATTGAAGGTACTATGAGGAGAGAGTTGAGTGTAGAAGAAGAAATCACATTTCAGTACCAGAG GTCGACCCATAAGCGTGTGTTCCAGACGGTACGGTCTGTTAATCAGGCTGTGATGAGAGCGGCTGCCGCAGTGCCTCCAATCCCTGGCTCCGCCCGCAGCGGCGTGGTCATGACACCAGTGCCCTATCTATCACACACACCCAACACAGAGGAAGGAGCCATAGATGTGGATGTCACCAA AGAGAACTCCCGTCTAGGTCAGCCCGGCTGTCCCGGAGGAAATGACCTTACATCAGCCCTAAATCGCCTCTCCCTGCGGAGGCAGAATTTCCTGTGCGAGCGACAGTTCTTCCAGGCAGAGAGAGACCGGAAGCTGCAGGAGTTGGCGGCTGCAGAGTCGGATGGGGGTGGTAGCGGCTGCAGTTCACCAATGGGAAGCACCGTCTCTTCTTTCACCAACCTGTCAGAATTCTCCTTTTCCTCCAGCTGTTTCAAGACATTTCTCCCTGAAAAACTGCAGATTGTTAAACCAATGGAAG GTTCTCTGACTCTTCATCATTGGCAGCAGCTTGCTAAACCCCACCTGGCCACTATTCTAGACCCCCATCCAGGTGTAGTTACCAAAGGCTTCCGCCCTCTCCCTCAGGACAGTGTTTATCACCTGAATGACCTTGAAGAAGATGAAGACCAGGAGAAACTAGCATGGGAACATAAGAGAAAAGAGGAGGAGCCACAGgccagaaaaacaaaagaagaagatgtggaggaggaggaggaggaggaggaggacggAATCACATTTCACGTGCGGTCATCGTCCACTCCGGAAGAGAAGATGGAGAGGAGGCCTGTCCAAAGCACAACTAATGTCCCGCCCCTTCCTGCATCCCTCAGGAATTCCCCTGTACCCATAGCAATGGCTGTCTCCTTAGCAACAGCAGTTAACCTGACTGCTGCTCCTGCAGTTAGTTCTGGAATCTCAGGATCAGCAGTTCCCCAGTTTGACCTGAATGTCTGCTCTAAAGTGCCCTCTACAG ctgTAAATCCTGGGAAATATCAGAGCTCCACTTTTTCCACGTACACCTTCACTACTTGCCGGATCCTGCATCCTAGTGACAGCACACAGGTTACACCCAG CTCTGCCTGTAGTCCTTCTGTCAGCGTCAACACCCCGAGTTCTCTCCGGACCGGTCCCAGTACTCCAGTCACACCCTGCAGGTTGAGTCTGGGTGATTCTTTCCCGGTTCGCCGCCCTGCTGCACCCCCTGGTGGTCTCGCCAAGCTCCTGCTGGAGAAAGGCATCTCTGCTCAGGGTCCCGCTGCTGTGGTGGCACCTAAAAAGCCTCTTTCTCTACGTCTTCTTCCCAGCACTCCTCCAAACTCCCCCTCCCATTCCCCATGCCCCTCCCCTGTGCCCTTCGACTCCCGATCCACCTCTTCGGACAACTTCCTGGCATCCCGTCCCGCTGAGCTCTTCCTGCAAGACGTTTATGGGCTGAAACTCGGTCGTGCCTCCCGACCCGATCTCCTCAGCCCTGAACAATCCCCTCAAGGGCAGTCAACCAAACCAGACTGCCACGGCGTCAAGCTCGTGGAGCAACTTCGCAAGCTAGGCTTGGATAAAAAAGTGCTCCAAGGGTCGGATGCCGATGGTGCCCATCCACAGGAATCTGCCACCTTCCTAGCAACAGGAGGCGGCAGCTTATTGGACGGGCTCAGGCGAAATCAAAGTCTGCCTGTTATGGTTGGCCGCCGTAGCGCATCCGTCTCCAGTCCGTCCTTTCCTGTCCCGCCCCCTCACCCTACTTCCTTGGCCCTTCCCACTCCACCATGGGGGAACCTAAACGAACCGCGCCGCACACGTAGACACGCCTCCCTTTCTCAGGCCCCACCCCACCTGCATAATTCATAA
- the trak2 gene encoding trafficking kinesin-binding protein 2 isoform X5, which produces MTKTYNDIDVVTHLLGERDRDLELAARIGQSLLQRNHVLQERNESLEEQLAQAVDQVHQLQHELSKKDELLRMVASASEESETDSSCSTPLRHPTPAGAALALSQLEVLQSKLQELEEENLSLRSEACHLKKETVTYEEKEQQLVNDCVKELRESNSQMVSLTNELSQKNEDLMRHQEEIAQLLSQIVELQQRIKELALEKEELRIHLQASKEAQRQLTAELKELSDRNAECVGMLHESQEEIKELRSKNTPSAGLRRHLPYGLCPMDSLAAEIEGTMRRELSVEEEITFQYQRSTHKRVFQTVRSVNQAVMRAAAAVPPIPGSARSGVVMTPVPYLSHTPNTEEGAIDVDVTKENSRLGQPGCPGGNDLTSALNRLSLRRQNFLCERQFFQAERDRKLQELAAAESDGGGSGCSSPMGSTVSSFTNLSEFSFSSSCFKTFLPEKLQIVKPMEGSLTLHHWQQLAKPHLATILDPHPGVVTKGFRPLPQDSVYHLNDLEEDEDQEKLAWEHKRKEEEPQARKTKEEDVEEEEEEEEDGITFHVRSSSTPEEKMERRPVQSTTNVPPLPASLRNSPVPIAMAVSLATAVNLTAAPAVSSGISGSAVPQFDLNVCSKVPSTAVNPGKYQSSTFSTYTFTTCRILHPSDSTQVTPSSACSPSVSVNTPSSLRTGPSTPVTPCRLSLGDSFPVRRPAAPPGGLAKLLLEKGISAQGPAAVVAPKKPLSLRLLPSTPPNSPSHSPCPSPVPFDSRSTSSDNFLASRPAELFLQDVYGLKLGRASRPDLLSPEQSPQGQSTKPDCHGVKLVEQLRKLGLDKKVLQGSDADGAHPQESATFLATGGGSLLDGLRRNQSLPVMVGRRSASVSSPSFPVPPPHPTSLALPTPPWGNLNEPRRTRRHASLSQAPPHLHNS; this is translated from the exons ATGACAAAGACCTACAATGACATTGACGTGGTCACACACCTCCTGGGTGAA AGGGATCGCGACTTGGAATTGGCCGCACGGATTGGTCAGTCTCTCCTGCAGAGGAACCATGTGCTTCAGGAGCGAAACGAATCTCTGGAGGAGCAGCTAGCACAGGCTGTAGACCAG GTTCATCAGCTTCAGCATGAGTTGTCGAAGAAGGATGAGCTCCTCCGGATGGTTGCGAGCGCCAGCGAGGAGAGCGAGACCGACTCCAGCTGCTCCACGCCGCTACGTCACCCCACACCCGCAGGGGCCGCTCTCGCCCTCAGCCAGCTGGAGGTGCTACAATCCAAACTCCAGGAGCTGGAGGAGGAGAACCTCTCGCTGAGATCAGAG GCCTGTCACCTGAAGAAAGAGACCGTCACTTATGAGGAGAAAGAACAGCAGCTGGTGAATGACTGCGTTAAAGAGCTAC GTGAGTCAAACAGTCAGATGGTGTCACTGACGAACGAACTCTCCCAGAAGAACGAGGATTTAATGAGACATCAGGAGGAGATCGCTCAACTCCTCTCACAGATCGTAGAGCTCCAACAAAGAATCAAAGAG TTGGCGCTAGAGAAAGAAGAACTGAGAATTCACCTTCAAGCCTCAAAGGAAGCACAACGGCAACTCACGGCTGAG cttAAGGAGCTGTCGGACAGAAATGCAGAGTGTGTGGGAATGTTACATGAGTCTCAGGAGGAGATTAAGGAGCTGCGCAGTAAGAACACGCCATCTGCAGGCCTGCGCAGACACCTGCCTTATGGACTCTGTCCCATG GATTCATTGGCAGCTGAGATTGAAGGTACTATGAGGAGAGAGTTGAGTGTAGAAGAAGAAATCACATTTCAGTACCAGAG GTCGACCCATAAGCGTGTGTTCCAGACGGTACGGTCTGTTAATCAGGCTGTGATGAGAGCGGCTGCCGCAGTGCCTCCAATCCCTGGCTCCGCCCGCAGCGGCGTGGTCATGACACCAGTGCCCTATCTATCACACACACCCAACACAGAGGAAGGAGCCATAGATGTGGATGTCACCAA AGAGAACTCCCGTCTAGGTCAGCCCGGCTGTCCCGGAGGAAATGACCTTACATCAGCCCTAAATCGCCTCTCCCTGCGGAGGCAGAATTTCCTGTGCGAGCGACAGTTCTTCCAGGCAGAGAGAGACCGGAAGCTGCAGGAGTTGGCGGCTGCAGAGTCGGATGGGGGTGGTAGCGGCTGCAGTTCACCAATGGGAAGCACCGTCTCTTCTTTCACCAACCTGTCAGAATTCTCCTTTTCCTCCAGCTGTTTCAAGACATTTCTCCCTGAAAAACTGCAGATTGTTAAACCAATGGAAG GTTCTCTGACTCTTCATCATTGGCAGCAGCTTGCTAAACCCCACCTGGCCACTATTCTAGACCCCCATCCAGGTGTAGTTACCAAAGGCTTCCGCCCTCTCCCTCAGGACAGTGTTTATCACCTGAATGACCTTGAAGAAGATGAAGACCAGGAGAAACTAGCATGGGAACATAAGAGAAAAGAGGAGGAGCCACAGgccagaaaaacaaaagaagaagatgtggaggaggaggaggaggaggaggaggacggAATCACATTTCACGTGCGGTCATCGTCCACTCCGGAAGAGAAGATGGAGAGGAGGCCTGTCCAAAGCACAACTAATGTCCCGCCCCTTCCTGCATCCCTCAGGAATTCCCCTGTACCCATAGCAATGGCTGTCTCCTTAGCAACAGCAGTTAACCTGACTGCTGCTCCTGCAGTTAGTTCTGGAATCTCAGGATCAGCAGTTCCCCAGTTTGACCTGAATGTCTGCTCTAAAGTGCCCTCTACAG ctgTAAATCCTGGGAAATATCAGAGCTCCACTTTTTCCACGTACACCTTCACTACTTGCCGGATCCTGCATCCTAGTGACAGCACACAGGTTACACCCAG CTCTGCCTGTAGTCCTTCTGTCAGCGTCAACACCCCGAGTTCTCTCCGGACCGGTCCCAGTACTCCAGTCACACCCTGCAGGTTGAGTCTGGGTGATTCTTTCCCGGTTCGCCGCCCTGCTGCACCCCCTGGTGGTCTCGCCAAGCTCCTGCTGGAGAAAGGCATCTCTGCTCAGGGTCCCGCTGCTGTGGTGGCACCTAAAAAGCCTCTTTCTCTACGTCTTCTTCCCAGCACTCCTCCAAACTCCCCCTCCCATTCCCCATGCCCCTCCCCTGTGCCCTTCGACTCCCGATCCACCTCTTCGGACAACTTCCTGGCATCCCGTCCCGCTGAGCTCTTCCTGCAAGACGTTTATGGGCTGAAACTCGGTCGTGCCTCCCGACCCGATCTCCTCAGCCCTGAACAATCCCCTCAAGGGCAGTCAACCAAACCAGACTGCCACGGCGTCAAGCTCGTGGAGCAACTTCGCAAGCTAGGCTTGGATAAAAAAGTGCTCCAAGGGTCGGATGCCGATGGTGCCCATCCACAGGAATCTGCCACCTTCCTAGCAACAGGAGGCGGCAGCTTATTGGACGGGCTCAGGCGAAATCAAAGTCTGCCTGTTATGGTTGGCCGCCGTAGCGCATCCGTCTCCAGTCCGTCCTTTCCTGTCCCGCCCCCTCACCCTACTTCCTTGGCCCTTCCCACTCCACCATGGGGGAACCTAAACGAACCGCGCCGCACACGTAGACACGCCTCCCTTTCTCAGGCCCCACCCCACCTGCATAATTCATAA